The DNA window CGGCCGTGGGCTCGGTCGCCGAGGCGATCGACGTGTTCGAGCACGAGCCGCCCGACGTGCTCCTGAGCGACATCGCGATGCCCGGCGAGGACGGGCTCACGCTCATTCGTCGCGTGCGCGGCCTGCCCCGCGGGCGCGGCGGGGGCGTGCCCGCGGCGGCGCTCACGGCCTACGCCTCGCGCGATGACCGCACGCGGGTGCTGCTCGCGGGATACCAGACGTATCTGATGAAGCCGGTCGATCCGGCCGAGCTGCTGGCGGTGATCGCCAACCTCGCCGGCCGGACCGGGACGGCCTGAGCGCGGTATGACGAGGACCCTGCGCACCGAGACGGCCGACGGGGTCCGTTCGATCGTCCTCTGCCGAGCCGGCGAGTACAACACGATCACGCCGGAGCTGCGCGACGAGCTGGCGCAGGCGATCGACGAGGCCGACGCCGACCGCGACGTCCACGTCATCCTGCTGCGCGCGGAGGGTCCGGCGTTCTGCGCCGGGTATGGGCTCGACTGGGCGATCGAGGCCGAGGCCGGGGAGCGCGCCGCCGCGCAGGCGGGATCGAGGCGCGTCTGGGACTCGGTTGCCGACCTGCAGATGATGGGCCGCTTCGTCGAGACCTACCTGAAGCTCTGGTACGCGCGGAAGCCGACGATCGCTGCCGTGCAGGGCTGGTGCATCGGCGGGGGCACGGACATGGTCCTCTGCGCCGACCTGATCGTCGCCGGCGAGGGCGCTCGCTTCGGGTATCCACCGTCTCGCGTCTGGGGTACACCGACCACCGCGATGTGGGTCTACCGGCTAGGGTTCGAGCGCGCGAAGCGCTACCTGCTGACGGGCGACGAGATCCCGGCGCGCAAGGCGGCCGAGATCGGACTCGTCCTCGAGGTGGTGCCCGACGCCGACCTCCAGGCGCATGCCTTCGCGCTCGCGCGCCGCATGGCGCAGGTGCCGGTGAGCCAGCTGGTCATGCTGAAGCTGCTCGTCAACCAGACGGCCGAGAACATGGGCCTCGCCGCGAGCCGGACGCTGGGCACGCTCTTCGACGGCGTCGCCCGCCACACGCAAGAGGGGCTCGACTTCGTCCGGCGCGCCGGGGAGGTGGGCTTCCGCCAAGCCGTGCGCGAGCGCGACGACCCGTTCGGCGACTACGGCAGCCGCAAGCGGTAGTCTGCCGCGGATGGCGCGGCGCGCGATCCTCGGCGATCTCTACCACCTTCTGCTGACGGCCTCATGGCCGCGGCTCCTGGGACTGCTGGCGCTCGCCTACGTCGCGGCAAACGCGCTCTTCGCGCTCGGCTACCTGCTCGAGCCCGGCGCGCTCGAGAATGCGCGGCCCGGGTCGTTCGCCGACGCCTTCTTCTTCAGCGTGCAGACCATGGCGACGATCGGCTACGGACGGATGGTGCCGCGGACGTTCCTGGCGAACGCCCTCGTCACGCTGGAGACCCTGACGGGACTCCTGGCGCTCGCCATGGTCACGGGCCTCGTCTTCGCGAAGTTCTCACGCCCGACGGCGCGCGTGCTCTTCAGCCGCGTGGCCGTCATCGGTCGCCGGGATGGTGCCCGCGCGTTCATGTTCCGCATGGCGAACGAGCGCGGCAACAACATCGCCGAGGCGCAGGTGCACGTGGCGCTCGCGCGCCAGGAAGTCACCGCGGAAGGCGAATCCGTCCGCCGCTTCCACGACCTCGAGCTCTCGCGGCGCCTGAATCCCATCTTCCCCAACACCTGGACGGTGATCCATCCGATCACGGAGGTGAGTCCCTTGCACGGCGCGACGGCGGACTCGCTCGCGACAAGCGAGGCGCGGATCGTCGTCTCGGTGATCGGCCTCGACGAGAGCTACGCACAGACCGTGCACGCGCGCCATTCGTACGCGGTGCAGGACATCGTCTGGAACGCCCGGTTCGCCGACGTCGTCGTGCGCGAGCCGGGCGGCGAGGTGCACATCGACTACGCGCGCTTCCACGATGTCGTGCCGGCGGATCGGGCGACGTCAGTGCGCCGCTCGGGCGCACCTTGACGCGCCCGCCGGTCTTGCGTCGGTGCTTCCGCGCGGCTACTTCACGGCGAACATGAGCCCGTCGATCGCGACCACGCTCTCGGACGTCAGCTTGCCGGACGTCGACGGGCGCGAGGTCCGGCTCGGGTCGTTCTGGGAGTCCGGGCCGGCGGTCCTCGTCTTCTTGCGGCACTACGGCTGAATCTTCTGCCGCGAGCACGTCGCGCAGTTGCGCGCGCACGAGGAGGCTTCCGCGCCGCGGGCGCCCGCCTGGCGGCGGTCGGGCTCGGCGAGCGCGAGTACGCGCGCGCGTTCCGCGAGGAGACGGGGATCGCGTTCCCGCTCCTGATCGACGCGGAGCGCCGGGCGTACCAGGCGGCCGGGCTGCGGAAGGCGTCGCTGGTCCACCTGCTCCGGCGGGACAACGCGACGGCAAGGACGCGTGCGCGCCAGGCCGGGCATCGCCAGCACCGTCTCGGCCAGAACCCGTTTCAGCTCGGCGGCAGCTTCGTGTTCGCTCCGGGTAACCTCGTCCGCTTCGCGCACGTGAGCGCGACCTTCGGCGACAACGCCGCTCCGGACGCGCTGCTGGCGGCGGTGCGGGGCGGGTAGGTCTCGGGTGTAATGACGCACGTAGGGCCACAATGAGTCACCCGTCGAGGTCCAGCCGCGTCGAGTAGACCTCCGGACAAGGGGTCGAAGGCGGCTTCACCCGCTGCCTCGCGATCGGTCAGTCCCTTGCCTGCCTTGCGTTGGCACCGGAACGGTACACACCAACCGACCGCCGGAGTGGAACGTCGTGATTCCGTGGAGGGCTCGCTCGCCGCAGGTACGGACGCGGCCGCTCATCGATGTCGACGAGGCCGTGGCGGCGCCAGCCGATGGCGGCAAGCCAGGTGCGCGGGCGGACAACCGGCGGCGCGCCGGGCGCGGTCGCGACCGCCTGGCGCCAACCGTCGAACCACAGCGCCGACGAGCAGGGGTCCAGCCCGCGTTCTCCCTCGCAGTGCTTCCAGCGATTCCGAAGCACATAAACGATCGCGTGGCGCACTGCCCGCGGGGTGGTGAGTGCCCGGGCGTGATAGCGATCCCCCCACACGGCCCCGTGCCGGCCGAGCGCACGGTTCACCGCGCGTGCCACGCGGATGGCGAGACCCCGGACGCCGCGGCCGAGCGCCCGGCGCTCATCGGCCTCGACGAGGAGATGGAGATGATCGTCCTGCACGCTGAAGTGGAGGAGGCGGAAGTCGGCGCCGGAGGAAGCGGCGAGGGCGCGGCGGACGGACGGGAACACCCGGTCGGCGCGCAGGCAGCGGACGGCCGGCCCCGTGCGGAGCGTCACGTGCACGGGATGCGCCGCGCAGTGCGTGGGGCGCGCAACGTGCGGAACGCCGGGGCGGCGGCCCGGGGCGGGCTTGCGACCGGCGCCTGCGCGATGTCCTCCCCAGGAGCGCGGGGCGGGGAAGGACAGCTGGTGCAAGAGGTGCGCCATCTTGAATCGGCGGTTATGTTAGCAGTCTACCTACCATGTGTCAAGCCCCGTCACGGCGTCCTTCAGATCGACGAGATCAACCTGCAGCGCCCGCCGGTTCGGCTCGTCGCTTCGCGTTGACTCGAGGCCGGCGTTCTCTGGCGGCGCCTCGCGAACGATCTCGCACGTTGCGGGTCTTGCCGTCACGGGCCACTCTTCTTACCTGCGCCCTGACGGTGTCTTGGAGGTCCCGCGAAATCCCAAACGCCGCTACAGGCCCCTGGAGGGCGCCCTGTGGCCATTCTCTTCCCGCTGAAGTCGCGCCTGCGCCGCCGCTCGGACCCGTCGCATCGGCCCGCGCCGTGCGTTAGCATCCGGGTCCCATGGACGCGCCCCCCCGCTCCAATGCCCCGCCGCTCATCCAGATCCGCGACGTCTCGCGCCGCTACGTCCGCGGCGTGGACGAGGTGCATGCGCTCGAGCACGTCTCGCTGGACATCCCGGCCGGGCACTTCGTCGGCTTCATGGGACCGTCGGGCTCCGGGAAGTCGACGCTCCTGAACCTCGTCTCCGGGATCGACCGGCCGAGCGAGGGGGACGTCCTGGTGGCGGGCCAGCGGCTGAACGATCTCTCCGAGGACGAGCTGGCGCGATGGCGCGCGCGCCATGTCGGGCTGATCTTCCAGTTCTTCAACCTGATCCCGGTGCTGTCCGCGCGGGACAACGTCGCGCTGCCGCTGCTCCTCACCAAGCTCGACAAGGCCGAGCGCGTCCGGCGCGCCGACACGGCGCTCCGCGTCGTCGGCCTCGAGGAGCGGCTCGACCACTACCCGCGCACGCTGTCGGGCGGCGAGCAGCAGCGGGTGGCGATCGCGCGCGCGATCGTCACCGACCCCGACCTGATCGTGGCCGACGAGCCAACCGGGGACCTCGACGCGCGCAACGCCGAGGCGATCCTGGACCTGCTGCGCCAGCTCCGGCAGCACTTCGGCAAGACGGTGGTGATGGTCACGCACGACCCGCGCGCGCTCCGCTTCGTCGATGACGCGTATCACCTCGACAAGGGCGTGCTGCTCGAGGGCGAGGACGCGGTGCGTGCCCGGGAAGCGATCCGGGTGTCGGCGGGCGCCGGGGGAGCACGGGCACCGCGGTGAAGTACGCCCGTCTCGTCCTCGCCAACCTCGGGCGCAACAAGCTGCGCACGGCGCTCACCGGCGGCGCGATCATGCTGGCGGTGCTGCTCGTCTGCGTGCTGCTCACCATGCCGGCGGGGCTCGATGCCTTCCTCAACAACATCGCCAGCAACACGCGCATCTCGGTGCACAACAAGGCGGGCCTCGTCTACGCCATGCCGTACGCCTTCACGCGCAAGGTGCGGCAGATCGACGGGGTGGCCGCGGCCTGCGCGTTCGTGTGGTTCGGCGGCGCGTTCGAGGAGGCGGGGCGGGTGACGTTCCCGAACTTCGCGGTCGAGGTCGAGCACGTCGGCGCGGTCTATCCCGACTACGACGTCCCCGCGCAGCAGCTCGCCGACTTCCAGCGCTACCGCGACGGCGCCATCGTGGGTCGCCAGACGATGCGCCGGTACGGCTGGAAGATCGGCGACCGCGTGACCCTGCGCAGCACCGTGTGGCCGGTGAACCTCGACTTCCGCATCGTGGGCGAGATCCCGAACGAGCGCTCCCCGCTCCTCTGGATGAACCGCAACTACCTCGACGAGGCGCTGAAGGCCCAGGGCCGTCCCGGCCTCGGCATCACCACCCTCATCTGGGTGCGGGCCGCCGACCCGGATCGCGTGAACGCCATCATGCGGGCGGTGGACGAGCTGTCCCGCAACAGCGACGCCGAGACCGCCTCGGAGACCGAGAAGAGCTTCTTCTCGAGCTTCTTCGGCTCCCTCAAGGGGTTCGTGACCATCATCCTCGTCGTGACCGGCCTGGTCGCCCTCTGCATCGTGTTCATCGCCGCCAACACGGCCTCCATGGGGGTGCGCGAGCGGGCGGGGGAGCTGGCGGTCCTGAAGGCGATCGGCTTCGGCCGGCGAGTGATCTTCGGCACGCTGCTCGCGGAGGCCACCGTGCTGTCGATGGTGGCGGGCCTCGGCGGCGTATTGCTGACGATCGCCCTGACCGACGCGCTCCATACCTTCGCGGGCTGGAACCCGTCGCTCGGCCCGCTCGGCGCCTTCATCGTGACGGCGTCGGTCATCGTCCAGGGCGTCTTCCTCTCGCTCTTCGTCGGCATGCTGGCCGGCGTCGTGCCGGCCTTCGGCGCGGCGCGGAAGCCCGTGGTCGCGACCCTGCACGAGGTCTTCTAGGCATGCCGCTCCCGCTCTCCTACAGCCTGCGCAACGTACGGGCGCGGCGCGGCCGGACGCTCATGACCGCAGGCGTGATCGCGCTCGTCGTGGTCGCGTGCAGCCTTTTTATGGGGCTCATCTCGAGCCTCAAGCACACGCTCGTCTCGACCGGCGATCCGCGCAACATCGTCGTCATGCGCAAGGGCTCGGACAACGACGGGTCGAGCCAGCTCACGCTCGAGGCCTACCAGGCGATCCGCTTCTTCGACGGCATCGCGCGCGACGCGCACGACGAACCGCTCGCCTCGCCGGAGCTGGTGGTGCAGCCCTTCTTCCGCACCCGCGAGGGAGGGCGCGAGAACGTCCTCGTGCGCGGGGTCGAGCCGGTGGCGCTCGCCGTGCACGACAACGTGCGCCTCGTGGAGGGCCGGATGCTCATGCCGAGCTCCGGCGAGGCGATCGTCGGACGCGGGGTGGTCGGCCGCTACGCCGGCGCCGCGCTCGGCGATCAGCTCGAGTTCGGGCGCGGGCGCTGGCACGTGGTCGGCGTCTTCGACGCGGGCGGGTCGTCGTTCGAGAGCGAGGTGTGGGTGGACGTGCGCGAGCTCGCCAACGACGCCAAGCGGCCGTTTCCGTACTCCGCGGTCCGCATCCGCGTGGCGACGCCGGAGCAGATCGAGCCGCTCATCCGCCGGATCGAGGACGACCCGCGCTTCGCCCTCGGGGCCGAGCGCGAGACCGCGTACTACGCCAAGCAGTCGGAGTCGGCCAACACGCTCTACGTGCTGGTGGTCGGGATCGCGGTGCTCGCCGGCATCGGCGCGGGGTTCGGGGCGGCCAACAACATGTATGCGGCCGTGCAGGCGCGTACGGCCGAGATCGGCACGCTGCGCGCCCTCGGCTTCTCGCGTGCCGCGATCCTGACGTCGTTCCAGGTCGAGGCGCTGGCGGTGGCCGGGCTGGGGTTCGTGCTCGGCGCGGTCTGTGCGCTCGTGCTGTCGGCGTGCCTGCGCGTGCTCCTCGGCGGCATCGGCTTCGGTGCCGCCACCTTCACCATCAATGTGATCACGCTGAACGTGAGCGCGGCCGATCTCGTGGCCGCGCTCGTGCTGGCGCTCGTGATCGGGACGGCAGGCGGATTCGGGCCTGCCTGGCGTGCCGCCCGCTTGCGTCCGATCGAGGCCTTGCGCAAGGCGTAGGGAAGACCGTGGCGACCAACCCGCAGGACGAGAAGCTGCGTGCCGAGCTCGCCTCGCTGCGTCTCGACCGCGGGCCGGCGGCGGCGCCGGTGAAGCCACGCCGCCAGCGCCGCCGGGTACTGCCCGTGGTGATCGCGGTCGCGCTGCTCGCGGCCCTCGCCGCCTGGATCCTGCTCGCCGGACGCGCCGTGCCGGTGACGGTGGTGTACGCAACCCTGGCCGCGTCCGGACAGGCCGGCCCGGCGCCCGTCCTCTCGGGCTCGGGCTACATCGTCACCGGGGACCGCTACGTGTCGATCGGCGTGCGCGTGCCCGGGCGGATCGAGCGCTACTTCGTCGAGGAGGGCCAAAGGGTGCACCGCGGCGACGCGCTCGTGCAGCTTGACGACCGGGACTACCGGTCGGCGGTGACGCGCACCGAGGCGCAGCTCGCGGTGGCGCGCGCGAACCTGGACCTCGCGGAGGCCGAGCTGCGACGCAACCGGGCGCTGCGCCGCAACGGCGTCGTGTCGGCGCAGGAGCTCGACGTGCAGGAGAACAAGGCGAGCGTGGCACGCGCGA is part of the Deltaproteobacteria bacterium genome and encodes:
- a CDS encoding crotonase/enoyl-CoA hydratase family protein, with product MTRTLRTETADGVRSIVLCRAGEYNTITPELRDELAQAIDEADADRDVHVILLRAEGPAFCAGYGLDWAIEAEAGERAAAQAGSRRVWDSVADLQMMGRFVETYLKLWYARKPTIAAVQGWCIGGGTDMVLCADLIVAGEGARFGYPPSRVWGTPTTAMWVYRLGFERAKRYLLTGDEIPARKAAEIGLVLEVVPDADLQAHAFALARRMAQVPVSQLVMLKLLVNQTAENMGLAASRTLGTLFDGVARHTQEGLDFVRRAGEVGFRQAVRERDDPFGDYGSRKR
- a CDS encoding ATP-sensitive inward rectifier potassium channel 10, with the translated sequence MARRAILGDLYHLLLTASWPRLLGLLALAYVAANALFALGYLLEPGALENARPGSFADAFFFSVQTMATIGYGRMVPRTFLANALVTLETLTGLLALAMVTGLVFAKFSRPTARVLFSRVAVIGRRDGARAFMFRMANERGNNIAEAQVHVALARQEVTAEGESVRRFHDLELSRRLNPIFPNTWTVIHPITEVSPLHGATADSLATSEARIVVSVIGLDESYAQTVHARHSYAVQDIVWNARFADVVVREPGGEVHIDYARFHDVVPADRATSVRRSGAP
- a CDS encoding ABC transporter ATP-binding protein, which gives rise to MDAPPRSNAPPLIQIRDVSRRYVRGVDEVHALEHVSLDIPAGHFVGFMGPSGSGKSTLLNLVSGIDRPSEGDVLVAGQRLNDLSEDELARWRARHVGLIFQFFNLIPVLSARDNVALPLLLTKLDKAERVRRADTALRVVGLEERLDHYPRTLSGGEQQRVAIARAIVTDPDLIVADEPTGDLDARNAEAILDLLRQLRQHFGKTVVMVTHDPRALRFVDDAYHLDKGVLLEGEDAVRAREAIRVSAGAGGARAPR
- a CDS encoding ABC transporter permease — encoded protein: MKYARLVLANLGRNKLRTALTGGAIMLAVLLVCVLLTMPAGLDAFLNNIASNTRISVHNKAGLVYAMPYAFTRKVRQIDGVAAACAFVWFGGAFEEAGRVTFPNFAVEVEHVGAVYPDYDVPAQQLADFQRYRDGAIVGRQTMRRYGWKIGDRVTLRSTVWPVNLDFRIVGEIPNERSPLLWMNRNYLDEALKAQGRPGLGITTLIWVRAADPDRVNAIMRAVDELSRNSDAETASETEKSFFSSFFGSLKGFVTIILVVTGLVALCIVFIAANTASMGVRERAGELAVLKAIGFGRRVIFGTLLAEATVLSMVAGLGGVLLTIALTDALHTFAGWNPSLGPLGAFIVTASVIVQGVFLSLFVGMLAGVVPAFGAARKPVVATLHEVF
- a CDS encoding ABC transporter permease, translated to MPLPLSYSLRNVRARRGRTLMTAGVIALVVVACSLFMGLISSLKHTLVSTGDPRNIVVMRKGSDNDGSSQLTLEAYQAIRFFDGIARDAHDEPLASPELVVQPFFRTREGGRENVLVRGVEPVALAVHDNVRLVEGRMLMPSSGEAIVGRGVVGRYAGAALGDQLEFGRGRWHVVGVFDAGGSSFESEVWVDVRELANDAKRPFPYSAVRIRVATPEQIEPLIRRIEDDPRFALGAERETAYYAKQSESANTLYVLVVGIAVLAGIGAGFGAANNMYAAVQARTAEIGTLRALGFSRAAILTSFQVEALAVAGLGFVLGAVCALVLSACLRVLLGGIGFGAATFTINVITLNVSAADLVAALVLALVIGTAGGFGPAWRAARLRPIEALRKA